A region from the Coffea eugenioides isolate CCC68of chromosome 9, Ceug_1.0, whole genome shotgun sequence genome encodes:
- the LOC113783638 gene encoding uncharacterized protein LOC113783638 has protein sequence MASSQVEIASSSPFGYVLKDRNRHDHRYRTRESNAFQKNFKDLVQTHLNSCSPGHSRNSGPVSNGKLSHQIDYTDLWVHNPRSHTNEDNHHSCNFDDRRMSGHTDSNENSPRHHIDFTDLWVHNPQRNNNENNPKESRAGEKWDKAREMVFAFERKSQEKTSSGGHVLNSQRGRSPDSPSSGRPVSASQRGTSREVVPQEPVALFQRGKSQEEITSEHDLRSQRENSPVKSESSVEAQSLGGVSFLVRMWRDFEAEARCFSATNSPVCSSRSNSVMFFNDNSSYADAPLRGADAGEEFADLRPATPSKSEDLFLDWESDQTGLSGPPSSRGRDSDATESERIRVADIIKKLSSNGEDHNDTISQHSLPRVRTSLEKAEQRVFSPVSSSPRIRGRQAFTDLLMHLERDRHRELERLVDKKAVSRFSHRGRIQAMLRVRFLRRGAEGKDGRQSNSASFDSKRLAPSAIVNIRERFMAQVRHSGTDSRSQQGEAVDKITEGEKSPMIYQQRKENHQQELTEPTKSPKAVVDNDVDAQEPIRENQIVGTNYHESNTTVRQNAVQVQRSEILHQEAISSSGVMQQRTSSGSENDGKTEVTSTANSMKMDEANENSEIEESSNQNLIASTNGFMDDAYKAQGDWKEDEGTHQDLVVSDYGQETDVFQPFEWEELQDDYEQEVDMNQDWISDVSRPRSTWEDLRQARYQEMLDPFMQNDEIRQLLNRKSVSNFLSSGLREGIDRLMMSRTQSQPNEQANQRQEEYKSYQVEEEVTKEVEMQEVQKEPEERVEEEEEIADHSNDLGEDESDEIQTGREYTESQDYFGQTTSWDYNQDNEVGDNYFDPTEFESPEQPLSPSSPPETQPSSSFTNHPSIEMEFIYELRGNMEQLHQEISELRRSVKSCIDMQVKLQESLTRDVTTASCHSGTGRKKRKDSSQSKKSGRGRCYICYEMQIDSLLYRCGHMCTCFKCASDLQWGSGKCPICQAPIIDVVRAYAFS, from the exons ATGGCTTCTTCTCAGGTTGAGATTGCGTCATCTTCTCCGTTTGGTTATGTTTTGAAGGATCGTAATCGGCACGATCATCGATACAGGACAAGGGAGTCCAATGCGTTTCAGAAGAATTTCAAGGACTTGGTTCAGACACACCTGAATTCTTGCAGTCCAGGTCATTCAAGAAATTCTGGCCCTGTTTCCAATGGCAAATTGAGTCACCAGATTGATTATACAGATTTATGGGTTCACAATCCGCGGAGTCATACCAATGAGGATAATCATCATTCTTGTAATTTTGATGACAGGAGAATGTCTGGTCATACAGATTCCAATGAGAATTCTCCTCGTCATCATATTGATTTTACCGATTTGTGGGTTCACAATCCACAGAGAAACAACAATGAAAATAATCCCAAGGAAAGTAGAGCTGGGGAAAAATGGGATAAGGCAAGAGAAATGGTATTtgcttttgagagaaaaagCCAAGAAAAAACATCATCAGGAGGGCATGTTTTGAATTCTCAGAGGGGAAGAAGTCCTGACAGCCCATCATCAGGGCGGCCTGTTTCGGCTTCTCAGAGGGGGACGAGCCGTGAAGTTGTACCCCAAGAGCCTGTTGCATTATTTCAGAGGGGAAAGAGCCAAGAGGAAATCACATCAGAGCATGATTTGAGATCCCAAAGGGAGAATTCCCCTGTAAAATCTGAAAGTTCTGTGGAGGCGCAAAGTTTAGGCGGAGTGTCTTTCCTTGTGAGGATGTGGAGAGACTTTGAGGCTGAGGCTCGGTGCTTCAGCGCAACCAATTCACCTGTTTGTAGCTCTAGGAGCAATTCCGTAATGTTTTTCAATGATAATTCTTCATATGCTGATGCCCCTCTTCGAGGGGCTGATGCTGGTGAGGAATTTGCCGATTTAAGGCCTGCAACCCCTTCTAAGAGTGAGGACTTGTTTCTAGACTGGGAATCTGATCAAACAGGCTTGAGTGGTCCACCTTCCTCTCGAGGTAGAGATTCTGATGCTACTGAGAGTGAGAGAATCAGGGTAGCTGATATCATCAAAAAACTGTCGTCTAATGGTGAAGATCACAACGATACAATTAGCCAACATTCATTGCCCCGTGTTCGAACATCACTGGAAAAGGCAGAACAGAGAGTTTTCTCTCCAGTTTCCAGTTCTCCTCGGATTAGAGGTCGTCAAGCATTCACTGATTTGTTAATGCACTTGGAGCGTGATAGGCACAGGGAGCTTGAAAGGCTTGTAGATAAAAAAGCAGTTTCCAGATTCTCACATAGAGGCCGCATTCAG GCTATGCTCCGGGTTAGATTCTTGCGTCGTGGAGCTGAAGGAAAAGATGGTCGCCAATCTAATTCTGCATCATTTGACTCAAAAAGACTTGCTCCATCAGCCATTGTGAATATAAG GGAGAGATTCATGGCGCAGGTTCGGCATTCTGGAACAGATTCGAGATCTCAACAAGGCGAGGCTGTAGATAAAATCACCGAGGGGGAAAAATCTCCCATGATATATCAACAAAGAAAAGAGAATCATCAACAAGAACTCACCGAACCAACAAAATCACCTAAAGCTGTGGTAGACAATGACGTAGATGCACAAGAACCTATTAGAGAAAATCAAATTGTAGGTACTAACTACCATGAATCAAATACAACGGTCCGTCAAAATGCTGTCCAAGTACAGAGGTCAGAAATTTTACATCAAGAAGCTATTTCGAGCTCAGGTGTTATGCAACAGAGGACAAGTTCAGGATCTGAAAATGATGGCAAGACAGAAGTTACCTCGACAGCAAATTCCATGAAAATGGATGAAGCAAATGAGAATTCAGAAATAGAAGAGTCCAGCAACCAAAATCTTATAGCAAGCACCAATGGGTTTATGGATGATGCGTATAAGGCACAAGGTGATTGGAAGGAGGATGAAGGCACTCATCAGGACTTAGTAGTCAGTGATTATGGTCAGGAAACTGATGTTTTTCAACCATTCGAATGGGAAGAATTACAGGATGATTACGAGCAGGAAGTAGATATGAACCAAGACTGGATAAGTGATGTCTCTCGCCCTCGTAGTACTTGGGAAGATCTCAGACAAGCAAGATATCAGGAAATGCTTGATCCGTTCATGCAGAATGATGAAATCCGCCAACTTCTTAATAG AAAAAGCGTTTCAAATTTCCTTTCCAGTGGTCTGAGAGAGGGTATAGATAGACTGATGATGTCACGCACACAAAGTCAACCAAATGAACAGGCCAATCAGAGACAGGAAGAGTACAAGTCATATCAAGTGGAAGAAGAAGTGACAAAGGAGGTAGAAATGCAAGAAGTACAGAAAGAACCTGAAGAAAGAgtagaagaggaagaagaaattgCGGATCACAGTAATgatcttggagaagatgagTCGGATGAGATCCAAACAGGACGAGAATACACTGAATCCCAGGATTATTTTGGACAAACAACATCGTGGGACTACAATCAAGATAATGAAGTGGGTGATAACTACTTTGATCCAACTGAATTTGAATCTCCCGAACAACCTCTCTCACCTTCTTCCCCTCCGGAAACTCAACCAAGCTCTTCCTTCACTAATCATCCTTCAATA GAAATGGAGTTCATCTATGAGTTGAGAGGCAACATGGAGCAACTCCATCAAGAGATCTCTGAACTACGAAGATCAGTAAAGAGCTGCATTGACATGCAGGTCAAGTTACAAGAATCCCTTACGCGGGACGTGACAACTGCTTCATGTCATTCAG GTactggaagaaagaaaagaaaggattcaTCACAAAGTAAGAAATCCGGCAGAGGAAGATGTTATATTTGCTATGAGATGCAAATAGATTCTCTTCTTTACAG ATGTGGGCACATGTGTACGTGCTTCAAGTGCGCCAGTGACCTGCAATGGGGCAGTGGAAAATGTCCAATTTGTCAAGCTCCAATAATCGATGTCGTGCGCGCTTATGCTTTTTCATGA
- the LOC113783034 gene encoding uncharacterized protein LOC113783034 produces the protein MPATATIIGALLGLGTQMYSNALRKLPYMRHPWEHLLGMGLGVVLANQMVKWDAKAQEDLDKLLAKAKEANERRYFDDDED, from the exons ATGCCGGCGACTGCAACGATAATTGGAGCCCTGCTGGGATTGGGGACCCAGATGTACTCCAATGCCCTCCGCAAACTCCCTTACATGCGCC ATCCGTGGGAACATTTGCTGGGGATGGGATTGGGAGTTGTGCTTGCTAATCAGATGGTGAAGTGGGACGCCAAAGCCCAAGAAGACCTCGATAAGCTCCTTGCTAAAGCTAAGGAAGCTAACGAGCGCCGTTACTTTG